A genomic region of Runella rosea contains the following coding sequences:
- a CDS encoding FHA domain-containing protein, with amino-acid sequence MQVILIGRGQQPLPGQVVLNSRGVSGQHARAVINPAQNTVVLEDLGSTNGTFVNGFRIKRKSINHNDIILVADQRLSLQQILDAARTTRDDPNDYSLEFGKLQDVWDRYQLLLQQARGNNNMDTFITACVIIAPALLGTLFVPVPGVGTAVGSAVGLAARELMSKNKSAKTQNLVTDIENDFKIQYVCPKCSRSLYGFPYEYHKKQRLCVQCKAIWVKS; translated from the coding sequence ATGCAGGTAATCCTAATCGGACGAGGACAACAACCGCTTCCCGGGCAGGTGGTACTCAACTCAAGGGGAGTATCGGGCCAGCACGCCCGGGCCGTGATTAATCCTGCTCAAAATACGGTTGTTCTGGAAGACTTAGGCTCTACCAACGGTACGTTTGTCAACGGTTTTCGCATCAAACGTAAAAGTATCAACCACAATGATATTATTTTGGTGGCCGACCAGCGCTTGAGCCTTCAACAGATACTCGACGCTGCCCGTACCACTCGCGACGACCCCAATGATTATTCTCTGGAATTTGGCAAGTTGCAGGATGTCTGGGATAGGTATCAATTATTGCTTCAACAGGCCCGGGGCAATAACAATATGGATACATTTATTACAGCTTGTGTTATCATTGCTCCCGCTCTCTTGGGAACTCTTTTTGTGCCTGTACCCGGCGTGGGTACCGCTGTAGGCAGTGCTGTAGGCTTGGCCGCCCGGGAATTGATGTCTAAAAACAAATCGGCCAAAACGCAGAATTTAGTCACCGATATCGAAAACGATTTTAAGATTCAGTACGTGTGTCCCAAATGTAGCCGCTCGTTGTACGGCTTTCCTTACGAGTACCACAAAAAGCAACGCCTGTGTGTACAGTGCAAAGCGATTTGGGTAAAATCTTGA
- a CDS encoding FHA domain-containing protein, translating into MFEYVFRCKECQHTKKGQSPVKLLPGSPAKLNCVQQRPEKCIFVVTQEAGIPPAPPTNEFMPPLSPPTGFQHVTKSAGGSNPLFAQPSADDNKAQNDIFQQTGTVGFLVVHDENAAAQTHPLRIGPNVVGRKSSLPTADILIETNDVMMSRRHAVIEVTRDKFGQFQYLIAEAGSRNGTFVMGAKDPMRKIKLEPEDLIYLEDNDTIQMGRTKVVLQTTKAASNARDAARNVQGTDYSQTIIW; encoded by the coding sequence ATGTTTGAGTACGTTTTTCGTTGCAAGGAGTGTCAGCACACCAAAAAAGGACAATCGCCAGTGAAGCTCTTGCCGGGCAGCCCGGCCAAGCTTAACTGTGTACAACAAAGGCCCGAAAAGTGCATTTTTGTCGTGACGCAGGAGGCTGGAATACCTCCGGCACCACCAACCAACGAATTTATGCCGCCGCTGTCGCCGCCAACGGGTTTTCAGCACGTTACAAAATCGGCGGGAGGGAGTAATCCTTTGTTTGCCCAACCCTCTGCCGACGACAATAAAGCGCAAAATGATATTTTTCAACAAACGGGCACTGTCGGTTTTTTGGTGGTTCACGACGAAAACGCGGCGGCCCAAACGCATCCTTTACGCATTGGTCCCAACGTGGTTGGGCGCAAAAGCTCCTTGCCGACAGCAGATATACTGATTGAAACAAACGACGTGATGATGAGTCGGCGGCACGCGGTCATTGAAGTGACGCGTGATAAATTTGGTCAGTTTCAGTACCTGATTGCCGAGGCAGGAAGTCGTAACGGAACGTTTGTGATGGGGGCCAAAGACCCGATGCGTAAGATAAAATTGGAACCCGAAGATTTGATTTATCTGGAAGACAACGATACCATTCAAATGGGAAGAACCAAAGTGGTTTTGCAGACGACCAAGGCGGCAAGCAATGCCAGAGATGCCGCCCGAAACGTGCAGGGAACGGACTATTCCCAAACCATCATTTGGTAA
- a CDS encoding PP2C family protein-serine/threonine phosphatase, whose product MPYSIYPPLGFTFQGQRENNEDSVYPEVGMATPQNRFFIVCDGVGGAQKGELASHIAVSGFSDFLNTHTDSDFSEEVISEALGYVQQKFDEMLAVQHLLKGMATTFTLVAFGEDAVHVGHIGDSRIYQIRNGTIIYKSEDHSKVNFLLKSGLISAEQAQNHPERNVIMRAIQGSHRDTKIEIHSLTDVLPGDYFFQCTDGVLENVNDDALSQILGSEETNSRKLQLILNLCDGNTRDNYSGYLVQVANNELADAAKEWIEPMQAMAQNADNTMKFKSTTPDTASPASSLPSETPKSNRGLWYLGGLVLISIVSFSIFFFNRNKSKPTASEAVLPVVMQETDTLTTVDTSVASESQTAPLTAFPVVKVPPHLSAKLKALKKAAALDSAAVPFGGVTPNETAFGKSKKDTAAIKKTPGR is encoded by the coding sequence ATGCCGTATAGTATCTACCCGCCTTTGGGCTTTACGTTTCAGGGACAGCGCGAAAACAACGAGGATTCGGTGTATCCTGAAGTTGGAATGGCCACTCCTCAAAACCGCTTTTTTATTGTTTGTGATGGGGTTGGAGGTGCCCAAAAGGGAGAATTGGCCAGTCACATTGCCGTGTCAGGTTTTTCAGATTTTCTCAATACCCATACAGATTCCGACTTCTCGGAGGAGGTTATCAGTGAAGCACTTGGGTATGTACAGCAAAAGTTTGATGAGATGTTGGCCGTTCAGCACCTACTCAAAGGAATGGCGACGACCTTTACGCTGGTCGCTTTCGGGGAAGATGCCGTACACGTAGGACACATTGGCGACAGCCGTATTTATCAAATCAGAAACGGGACGATTATTTATAAAAGTGAAGACCATTCCAAAGTCAATTTTCTGCTAAAATCAGGATTAATCTCCGCTGAACAGGCCCAAAATCACCCCGAGCGCAATGTAATTATGCGGGCCATTCAAGGGTCACACCGAGACACCAAAATCGAAATCCATTCATTGACCGATGTCCTTCCAGGAGATTACTTTTTTCAGTGTACCGATGGTGTACTTGAAAATGTAAACGATGATGCGCTTTCTCAAATTTTGGGAAGTGAGGAAACCAATTCCCGAAAACTTCAACTGATTCTTAATCTTTGTGACGGCAACACGCGGGATAATTATTCTGGGTATTTGGTACAGGTGGCCAACAATGAACTTGCTGATGCCGCAAAAGAGTGGATTGAGCCTATGCAGGCAATGGCCCAGAATGCGGATAATACGATGAAATTCAAATCGACAACGCCCGATACGGCCTCTCCGGCTTCCTCATTGCCGTCCGAAACGCCCAAAAGCAACCGAGGACTTTGGTATTTAGGGGGCTTGGTTTTGATAAGTATTGTTTCATTCAGCATCTTTTTTTTTAATAGAAATAAATCAAAACCAACGGCCTCGGAAGCTGTTTTGCCCGTGGTTATGCAAGAAACCGACACGCTTACCACGGTAGATACGTCCGTTGCGAGTGAATCCCAGACGGCACCTTTGACCGCTTTTCCAGTGGTAAAAGTGCCACCTCATTTATCCGCCAAGCTAAAAGCCCTTAAAAAGGCAGCAGCGTTAGATTCAGCAGCGGTGCCCTTTGGGGGAGTTACTCCGAATGAAACGGCTTTTGGGAAGAGTAAAAAAGATACGGCAGCCATAAAAAAAACACCAGGAAGATAA